Proteins encoded by one window of Lycium barbarum isolate Lr01 chromosome 11, ASM1917538v2, whole genome shotgun sequence:
- the LOC132618855 gene encoding uncharacterized protein LOC132618855 codes for MPKPKRYENVQNSVHSASTSRGAAQSSSTTESEPSHFHDTPLPHQQLNQNLRQQQLTSFLQPIPRQTPSFQASAQPTPSVRTTTQPIPSGQTTTQPIPSIQTASQSKPPKKSSGRASMSHWTVDAIDSQGAIKKLKVKKTYVFNISNGDRIVVDFDDLDSPIGEGQGILAGFCGILAKDSSIFPIHFEKWSDLPAAYFNNCFDQFIKV; via the exons ATGCCGAAGCCCAAGCGTTACGAGAACGTACAGAACTCAGTTCACTCAGCATCTACTTCACGAGGTGCAgcacaatcttcatcaacaactGAATCAGAACCTTCACATTTTCATGATACGCCATTACCTCATCAACAACTGAATCAGAATCTTCGACAACAACAGCTGACTTCATTTCTTCAACCGATACCACGGCAGACTCCTTCATTTCAGGCTTCAGCACAGCCAACTCCATCAGTTCGGACCACAACGCAGCCGATTCCATCAGGTCAAACCACAACGCAGCCGATTCCATCAATTCAAACTGCGTCACAGTCGAAACCACCTAAAAAGTCTAGTGGACGTGCGTCTATGTCACATTGGACGGTAGATGCAATAG ATTCACAAGGAGCTATCAAGAAACTCAAAGTGAAGAAAACGTACGTGTTCAATATATCTAATGGAGATCGTATTGTGGTTGATTTTGACGACTTAGATTCTCCTATTGGCGAAGGACAAGGCATTCTTGCAGGTTTTTGTGGAATTTTAGCAAAAGACAGCTCCATATTTCCAATTCACTTTGAAAAATGGTCGGATTTACCTGCAGCATACTTCAACAATTGCTTTGATCAATTTATAAAGGTATAG
- the LOC132617602 gene encoding uncharacterized protein LOC132617602 isoform X2 yields the protein MEKRLRSSLKSSAQQFLNSTLNLPFKQIKPSLKALIHQALNPNSSSDLTSTLPLALHNSITQSIRKYQAVTNPNPNSQNDVVQNDVVLSLSPQTPPTKRLRRSGRNKKNNDENESEDAKELVVEGLRVYVYISFLCVTHPKRVFRDVDLLPGVRELHDNLILFECDCVLLSEIANLCEEWWKEGYYGKETLISQALPFLLSRALTLKKKVDVHRVYVLREAFALLDFEDESIEDLKHLIMRCVISPLFLKTEDGRKFVAFTFGLSVQVLKEALAMLKSQIPFGRKSILEAFGEIVFRAWKVAEGVAKDEIENGFLQGMIDSCIHAGSSVLAVSTRRVLGGFINQRTTEGVEKLIFRLAEPVIFRSLQAANSNVRQNSLHLLLDLFPLEDPDATKEAKDTLLDKQFFLLDKLLVDECPDVRVVAVEGCCRILHLFWEIIPSPTITKTLTKIFEHMIHDSCPEVRLSTVNAVIYLLGNPHSHDILKVLLPRMGHLINDISPPVRAAVVDLLLALTDLRKFQFHKVVHIDLLLSTLANDQPMIGQKITKLLLPSYFPSKVNLKEACNRCVTLMKRSPLAGARFCEFAVSEGTSLQSWMELLKILISLIVSPGKLEAEQIDGSIIAASHLCIYLVHDESYQTKLKEELSGEKLKHLFAVATSACAQASVCNIISSVCPDAVDDLFDECMTLVTNCGGLSNSLEKQDEVRSVHKMMVSCNWLDEMFENLARLLQRTASQCHKRFGTELVKFSVPSAKRGNTKSSIKLSSKSKQAKEKKMSNKVKCSFKEEYEITVGVAWQIKDLLLSESTRNAILQSGSLETIFLSLKAISEVSILQCTQCEYMSVSPILAYTALALHRSFKDNSLGGDKNVNKRKRRMESANGTSEETALEMTIHHLLGCTNKLFRAPFSEISDLTGSDFNEQQRILNRVKMLTAVLKFIADAHTMDLVHKSQEECLSFTLQNIKFVISSLRRSSDEELQFTEDMLKEIYLCLKSSFTYAAKLMNVVLKSFSEASQPLWGAFDIANELLNLYVSIEEYLGYGYAVRLFPAVKPWVPDLILALGSVNLMKQSSSFSPKDDLPLWVSTLARTELAEQQDTSSDEEPDRISKTGDFKTFKKLVNLMVQLLRANYNVLDAVGLTLLNNLLVGLKRKNFGLVFGLLHFVCVKLVKHDEREWKDLTSMLTSLQQIYPQLELEEESCNGENARQELQSARALIEPVWRSYLCDGARNSFEEE from the exons ATGGAGAAAAGACTTCGTTCATCCCTCAAATCCTCAGCCCAACAATTCCTCAATTCAACCTTAAACTTACCCTTCAAACAAATCAAACCCTCTCTCAAAGCCCTAATCCATCAAGCCCTAAACCCTAATTCTTCATCAGATCTCACGTCTACCCTCCCTTTAGCCCTCCACAACTCCATCACACAATCGATACGTAAATACCAAGCCGTAACAAACCCTAACCCTAACTCACAAAACGACGTCGTACAAAACGACGTCGTTTTGTCATTATCTCCTCAAACCCCGCCAACGAAGCGACTACGTAGATCTGGGAGAAACAAGAAGaataatgatgaaaatgaaagcgAAGACGCGAAGGAATTAGTCGTTGAGGGTCTTCGCGTATATGTTTATATATCGTTTTTATGTGTTACACATCCGAAAAGGGTGTTTAGGGATGTTGATTTATTGCCTGGGGTTAGGGAATTACATGATAATTTGATATTATTCGAGTGTGATTGTGTTTTGTTAAGTGAAATTGCTAATTTATGTGAGGAATGGTGGAAGGAAGGGTATTATGGGAAAGAAACGTTGATTTCGCAAGCGTTGCCGTTTTTGTTGTCGAGGGCGTTGACGTTGAAGAAGAAAGTGGATGTTCATAGGGTTTATGTGTTGAGAGAGGCGTTCGCGTTGTTGGATTTTGAGGATGAGAGTATTGAGGATTTGAAGCATTTGATAATGCGTTGCGTGATTTCGCCTTTGTTTTTGAAGACGGAGGATGGGAGGAAATTTGTTGCGTTTACGTTTGGTTTGAGCGTGCAGGTTTTGAAAGAGGCGTTGGCTATGCTTAAATCGCAGATTCCATTTGGGCGTAAGTCGATATTGGAGGCGTTCGGGGAGATTGTTTTTCGGGCGTGGAAGGTGGCCGAAGGGGTGGCGAAAGATGAGATTGAGAACGGATTCTTGCAGGGGATGATTGATAGTTGTATACATGCGGGTTCATCGGTACTAGCTGTGTCGACTAGAAGGGTTTTAGGGGGTTTTATTAATCAGAGAACTACAGAGGGGGTTGAGAAGCTCATTTTTCGTCTTGCTGAGCCTGTCATTTTCCGGTCCTTGCAG GCTGCAAACTCAAATGTCCGACAAAATTCATTGCACTTATTGCTAGATCTATTCCCTCTTGAAGATCCTGATGCGACAAAGGAGGCGAAAGACACACTTCTTGATAAACAATTCTTTCTACTGGACAAGTTACTTGTGGATGAGTGCCCCGATGTGCGGGTTGTAGCAGTTGAAGGTTGTTGCCGCATTCTTCATTTGTTTTGGGAAATTATCCCTTCACCAACAATCACAAAAACTCTTACCAAAATCTTCGAACATATGATACATGACTCATGCCCTGAAGTCAGGTTGTCAACAGTAAATGCTGTGATATACCTACTTGGAAACCCCCATTCTCACGACATCCTTAAAGTGCTATTACCAAGAATGGGTCATTTGATTAATGATATTTCTCCTCCAGTTCGTGCTGCAGTTGTAGATCTCCTTCTCGCTTTAACGGATTTAAGAAAATTTCAGTTTCACAAG GTTGTGCATATAGACCTGTTGTTGTCTACACTTGCAAATGACCAACCAATGATTGGTCAGAAAATCACTAAGCTTCTCCTTCCTTCATACTTCCCCTCAAAAGTAAACCTGAAAGAAGCATGCAATCGCTGTGTCACACTTATGAAAAGGTCTCCGTTGGCTGGTGCAAGGTTCTGTGAATTTGCCGTATCAGAAGGAACCTCGCTGCAGTCATGGATGGAGCTCTTAAAAATTCTCATCAGTTTGATTGTATCGCCTGGAAAGTTGGAGGCGGAGCAAATTGATGGTTCAATTATTGCAGCCTCCCACCTCTGTATCTATCTTGTGCATGACGAGTCTTATCAGACTAAACTTAAAGAGGAATTGTCTGGTGAAAAACTGAAGCATTTGTTTGCTGTTGCAACCTCAGCATGTGCCCAGGCCTCTGTCTGTAACATTATTTCAAGTGTCTGTCCAGATGCAGTGGATGACCTTTTCGATGAATGCATGACCTTGGTAACAAATTGTGGAGGTTTATCCAATTCTTTAGAAAAGCAAGATGAGGTGAGGTCTGTCCACAAGATGATGGTATCTTGCAATTGGTTGGATGAGATGTTTGAAAATCTAGCTAGGCTTCTGCAAAGAACTGCTTCCCAATGCCACAAGAGATTTGGAACAGAACTGGTAAAATTCAGTGTTCCATCAGCTAAACGGGGAAATACTAAGTCCTCCATCAAGCTCTCCTCTAAATCAAAGCAGGCGAAGGAGAAAAAGATGTCCAATAAGGTTAAATGTAGCTTCAAGGAAGAGTACGAAATCACTGTAGGGGTGGCTTGGCAGATAAAGGACCTCCTTTTATCTGAAAGTACAAGGAATGCTATTCTACAGAGCGGAAGCTTAGAAACTATATTCCTTTCTTTGAAGGCTATCTCTGAAGTTAGCATTTTACAATGTACACAATGTGAATATATGAGCGTGTCCCCAATTTTGGCATACACAGCTCTTGCTCTTCATAGGTCTTTTAAGGACAACAGCTTAGGTGGAGACAAAAATGTCAATAAGAGGAAGCGTAGAATGGAATCTGCAAATGGAACATCGGAG GAAACTGCATTGGAAATGACAATTCATCATCTTCTTGGCTGCACAAATAAGCTATTCAGAGCACCATTTAGTGAAATATCTGACCTCACCG GATCTGATTTTAATGAACAACAGAGGATATTAAATAGGGTCAAGATGCTAACTGCAGTGCTGAAGTTCATTGCTGATGCTCATACAATGGATCTTGTCCATAAAAGCCAGGAGGAATGCCTATCCTTCACTCTGCAAAACATAAAATTTGTCATCTCAAGTTTGAGGAGAAGTTCTGATGAGGAGCTGCAATTTACAGAAGACATGTTGAAAGAGATTTATCTTTGTCTGAAGAGTTCCTTCACATATGCAGCCAAGTTGATGAATGTAGTGCTCAAGAGTTTCTCTGAGGCGTCACAACCCTTATGGGGAGCTTTTGACATTGCCAATGAATTGTTAAACCTCTACGTTTCCATTGAAGAATATTTGGGCTATGGATATGCTGTTCGTCTTTTTCCTGCAGTCAAACCATGGGTTCCTGATTTAATTCTGGCATTAGGATCTGTAAACTTGATGAAGCAGAGTAGTTCCTTCAGTCCAAAAGATGATCTTCCATTGTGGGTATCCACATTAGCGAGGACTGAGCTGGCTGAACAACAAGATACAAGTTCTGATGAGGAGCCTGATAGAATTTCTAAGACGGGGGACTTCAAAACATTCAAGAAACTTGTGAACTTAATGGTTCAGCTGTTGAGAGCTAACTATAATGTGCTGGATGCAGTTGGACTGACTTTATTGAACAATTTGCTAGTTGGGCTGAAAAGAAAGAATTTTGGTCTCGTGTTTGGGCTCCTGCATTTTGTGTGTGTTAAGCTAGTCAAACATGACGAAAGAGAGTGGAAGGACCTCACATCAATGTTGACATCCCTCCAGCAAATCTACCCTCAACTTGAGTTAGAAGAAGAATCATGTAATGGTGAGAATGCAAGACAGGAGTTACAGAGTGCAAGGGCATTGATTGAACCCGTTTGGAGATCTTATTTATGTGATGGTGCAAGGAATTCCTTTGAAGAAGAGTAG
- the LOC132617602 gene encoding uncharacterized protein LOC132617602 isoform X1, producing the protein MEKRLRSSLKSSAQQFLNSTLNLPFKQIKPSLKALIHQALNPNSSSDLTSTLPLALHNSITQSIRKYQAVTNPNPNSQNDVVQNDVVLSLSPQTPPTKRLRRSGRNKKNNDENESEDAKELVVEGLRVYVYISFLCVTHPKRVFRDVDLLPGVRELHDNLILFECDCVLLSEIANLCEEWWKEGYYGKETLISQALPFLLSRALTLKKKVDVHRVYVLREAFALLDFEDESIEDLKHLIMRCVISPLFLKTEDGRKFVAFTFGLSVQVLKEALAMLKSQIPFGRKSILEAFGEIVFRAWKVAEGVAKDEIENGFLQGMIDSCIHAGSSVLAVSTRRVLGGFINQRTTEGVEKLIFRLAEPVIFRSLQAANSNVRQNSLHLLLDLFPLEDPDATKEAKDTLLDKQFFLLDKLLVDECPDVRVVAVEGCCRILHLFWEIIPSPTITKTLTKIFEHMIHDSCPEVRLSTVNAVIYLLGNPHSHDILKVLLPRMGHLINDISPPVRAAVVDLLLALTDLRKFQFHKVVHIDLLLSTLANDQPMIGQKITKLLLPSYFPSKVNLKEACNRCVTLMKRSPLAGARFCEFAVSEGTSLQSWMELLKILISLIVSPGKLEAEQIDGSIIAASHLCIYLVHDESYQTKLKEELSGEKLKHLFAVATSACAQASVCNIISSVCPDAVDDLFDECMTLVTNCGGLSNSLEKQDEVRSVHKMMVSCNWLDEMFENLARLLQRTASQCHKRFGTELVKFSVPSAKRGNTKSSIKLSSKSKQAKEKKMSNKVKCSFKEEYEITVGVAWQIKDLLLSESTRNAILQSGSLETIFLSLKAISEVSILQCTQCEYMSVSPILAYTALALHRSFKDNSLGGDKNVNKRKRRMESANGTSEETALEMTIHHLLGCTNKLFRAPFSEISDLTGKGSDFNEQQRILNRVKMLTAVLKFIADAHTMDLVHKSQEECLSFTLQNIKFVISSLRRSSDEELQFTEDMLKEIYLCLKSSFTYAAKLMNVVLKSFSEASQPLWGAFDIANELLNLYVSIEEYLGYGYAVRLFPAVKPWVPDLILALGSVNLMKQSSSFSPKDDLPLWVSTLARTELAEQQDTSSDEEPDRISKTGDFKTFKKLVNLMVQLLRANYNVLDAVGLTLLNNLLVGLKRKNFGLVFGLLHFVCVKLVKHDEREWKDLTSMLTSLQQIYPQLELEEESCNGENARQELQSARALIEPVWRSYLCDGARNSFEEE; encoded by the exons ATGGAGAAAAGACTTCGTTCATCCCTCAAATCCTCAGCCCAACAATTCCTCAATTCAACCTTAAACTTACCCTTCAAACAAATCAAACCCTCTCTCAAAGCCCTAATCCATCAAGCCCTAAACCCTAATTCTTCATCAGATCTCACGTCTACCCTCCCTTTAGCCCTCCACAACTCCATCACACAATCGATACGTAAATACCAAGCCGTAACAAACCCTAACCCTAACTCACAAAACGACGTCGTACAAAACGACGTCGTTTTGTCATTATCTCCTCAAACCCCGCCAACGAAGCGACTACGTAGATCTGGGAGAAACAAGAAGaataatgatgaaaatgaaagcgAAGACGCGAAGGAATTAGTCGTTGAGGGTCTTCGCGTATATGTTTATATATCGTTTTTATGTGTTACACATCCGAAAAGGGTGTTTAGGGATGTTGATTTATTGCCTGGGGTTAGGGAATTACATGATAATTTGATATTATTCGAGTGTGATTGTGTTTTGTTAAGTGAAATTGCTAATTTATGTGAGGAATGGTGGAAGGAAGGGTATTATGGGAAAGAAACGTTGATTTCGCAAGCGTTGCCGTTTTTGTTGTCGAGGGCGTTGACGTTGAAGAAGAAAGTGGATGTTCATAGGGTTTATGTGTTGAGAGAGGCGTTCGCGTTGTTGGATTTTGAGGATGAGAGTATTGAGGATTTGAAGCATTTGATAATGCGTTGCGTGATTTCGCCTTTGTTTTTGAAGACGGAGGATGGGAGGAAATTTGTTGCGTTTACGTTTGGTTTGAGCGTGCAGGTTTTGAAAGAGGCGTTGGCTATGCTTAAATCGCAGATTCCATTTGGGCGTAAGTCGATATTGGAGGCGTTCGGGGAGATTGTTTTTCGGGCGTGGAAGGTGGCCGAAGGGGTGGCGAAAGATGAGATTGAGAACGGATTCTTGCAGGGGATGATTGATAGTTGTATACATGCGGGTTCATCGGTACTAGCTGTGTCGACTAGAAGGGTTTTAGGGGGTTTTATTAATCAGAGAACTACAGAGGGGGTTGAGAAGCTCATTTTTCGTCTTGCTGAGCCTGTCATTTTCCGGTCCTTGCAG GCTGCAAACTCAAATGTCCGACAAAATTCATTGCACTTATTGCTAGATCTATTCCCTCTTGAAGATCCTGATGCGACAAAGGAGGCGAAAGACACACTTCTTGATAAACAATTCTTTCTACTGGACAAGTTACTTGTGGATGAGTGCCCCGATGTGCGGGTTGTAGCAGTTGAAGGTTGTTGCCGCATTCTTCATTTGTTTTGGGAAATTATCCCTTCACCAACAATCACAAAAACTCTTACCAAAATCTTCGAACATATGATACATGACTCATGCCCTGAAGTCAGGTTGTCAACAGTAAATGCTGTGATATACCTACTTGGAAACCCCCATTCTCACGACATCCTTAAAGTGCTATTACCAAGAATGGGTCATTTGATTAATGATATTTCTCCTCCAGTTCGTGCTGCAGTTGTAGATCTCCTTCTCGCTTTAACGGATTTAAGAAAATTTCAGTTTCACAAG GTTGTGCATATAGACCTGTTGTTGTCTACACTTGCAAATGACCAACCAATGATTGGTCAGAAAATCACTAAGCTTCTCCTTCCTTCATACTTCCCCTCAAAAGTAAACCTGAAAGAAGCATGCAATCGCTGTGTCACACTTATGAAAAGGTCTCCGTTGGCTGGTGCAAGGTTCTGTGAATTTGCCGTATCAGAAGGAACCTCGCTGCAGTCATGGATGGAGCTCTTAAAAATTCTCATCAGTTTGATTGTATCGCCTGGAAAGTTGGAGGCGGAGCAAATTGATGGTTCAATTATTGCAGCCTCCCACCTCTGTATCTATCTTGTGCATGACGAGTCTTATCAGACTAAACTTAAAGAGGAATTGTCTGGTGAAAAACTGAAGCATTTGTTTGCTGTTGCAACCTCAGCATGTGCCCAGGCCTCTGTCTGTAACATTATTTCAAGTGTCTGTCCAGATGCAGTGGATGACCTTTTCGATGAATGCATGACCTTGGTAACAAATTGTGGAGGTTTATCCAATTCTTTAGAAAAGCAAGATGAGGTGAGGTCTGTCCACAAGATGATGGTATCTTGCAATTGGTTGGATGAGATGTTTGAAAATCTAGCTAGGCTTCTGCAAAGAACTGCTTCCCAATGCCACAAGAGATTTGGAACAGAACTGGTAAAATTCAGTGTTCCATCAGCTAAACGGGGAAATACTAAGTCCTCCATCAAGCTCTCCTCTAAATCAAAGCAGGCGAAGGAGAAAAAGATGTCCAATAAGGTTAAATGTAGCTTCAAGGAAGAGTACGAAATCACTGTAGGGGTGGCTTGGCAGATAAAGGACCTCCTTTTATCTGAAAGTACAAGGAATGCTATTCTACAGAGCGGAAGCTTAGAAACTATATTCCTTTCTTTGAAGGCTATCTCTGAAGTTAGCATTTTACAATGTACACAATGTGAATATATGAGCGTGTCCCCAATTTTGGCATACACAGCTCTTGCTCTTCATAGGTCTTTTAAGGACAACAGCTTAGGTGGAGACAAAAATGTCAATAAGAGGAAGCGTAGAATGGAATCTGCAAATGGAACATCGGAG GAAACTGCATTGGAAATGACAATTCATCATCTTCTTGGCTGCACAAATAAGCTATTCAGAGCACCATTTAGTGAAATATCTGACCTCACCGGTAAGG GATCTGATTTTAATGAACAACAGAGGATATTAAATAGGGTCAAGATGCTAACTGCAGTGCTGAAGTTCATTGCTGATGCTCATACAATGGATCTTGTCCATAAAAGCCAGGAGGAATGCCTATCCTTCACTCTGCAAAACATAAAATTTGTCATCTCAAGTTTGAGGAGAAGTTCTGATGAGGAGCTGCAATTTACAGAAGACATGTTGAAAGAGATTTATCTTTGTCTGAAGAGTTCCTTCACATATGCAGCCAAGTTGATGAATGTAGTGCTCAAGAGTTTCTCTGAGGCGTCACAACCCTTATGGGGAGCTTTTGACATTGCCAATGAATTGTTAAACCTCTACGTTTCCATTGAAGAATATTTGGGCTATGGATATGCTGTTCGTCTTTTTCCTGCAGTCAAACCATGGGTTCCTGATTTAATTCTGGCATTAGGATCTGTAAACTTGATGAAGCAGAGTAGTTCCTTCAGTCCAAAAGATGATCTTCCATTGTGGGTATCCACATTAGCGAGGACTGAGCTGGCTGAACAACAAGATACAAGTTCTGATGAGGAGCCTGATAGAATTTCTAAGACGGGGGACTTCAAAACATTCAAGAAACTTGTGAACTTAATGGTTCAGCTGTTGAGAGCTAACTATAATGTGCTGGATGCAGTTGGACTGACTTTATTGAACAATTTGCTAGTTGGGCTGAAAAGAAAGAATTTTGGTCTCGTGTTTGGGCTCCTGCATTTTGTGTGTGTTAAGCTAGTCAAACATGACGAAAGAGAGTGGAAGGACCTCACATCAATGTTGACATCCCTCCAGCAAATCTACCCTCAACTTGAGTTAGAAGAAGAATCATGTAATGGTGAGAATGCAAGACAGGAGTTACAGAGTGCAAGGGCATTGATTGAACCCGTTTGGAGATCTTATTTATGTGATGGTGCAAGGAATTCCTTTGAAGAAGAGTAG